DNA from Armatimonadota bacterium:
GGAACAGCAGGAGGCGGCGAGGCGGCGGGCGGAGCGGGAGCAGATGCGGGCGCGGGAGCTGGCCCGCGTGCTCTCCGAGACCTCCGTGGTGATCCGGGCCCGAGCTGGCGAGGGGGGACGGCTGTTCGGCTCGGTGACCGCGGAGATCATCCGGGAGGCCCTGCGGGAGCGGGGAGTGGAGGTGTCCCGTAAGCAGATCGAGCTCCCGGAACCCATCAAGGCAGTAGGCACCCACGAGGTCACGGTCCACCTGGGGCACGGCCTCCATGCCCGCGTCCGGGTCCAGGTGGAGGGAGCGTGATCCGTGGCACTCCGAAGGGTCTCCACACGCCCCAGCCGACAGGACCTCCGCCGGCAGGTGGGAGCGTTGCTGAACGTGTTAAGCGAGGTGTACGGGCCGGATCGGCTCGTGGTCAAGGCCGGCAAGCTGGAGGCCCTCTCCCTCCTGCGCTCTCCTCGCCTGGAGGACCGGGTGCTGGCCCTGCAGCGCCTGGTATACGAGGATCCCACCATCCGGGAAACGCCTCAACCCGCGGAGATCCCCCGCATCCTCTCCGAGATCGAGGAGGAGATCGCGGACCTCATCGCCCAGCGCCGGGTGGAGGACGAGCTGGAGCGTCGGGTCCAGGAGCGGATGAACCAGCGGCAGGACGAGTACCTCCAGGAGATCCGGCTGCAGGTCCTGCGGGAGCGGACGGGCCCGGAGACCGCGGCCACCCGGAAGAAGCTGGAGGAGCTGGAGGCCCTGGATCGCATCCGCCTCTCCCAGTCTGCCCTGGAGGTGCTGCGGCCCCGCCGGCTGCGGGAGGTGGTGGGACAGGATCGAGCCATCCGGGCCCTACTGGCGAAACTGGCCACCCCCTACCCACAGCACGTGATCCTTTACGGGCCGCCCGGTGTGGGCAAGACCACGGTAGCGCGCCTGGTGCTGGAGGAGGCCCGAAAGCTCCCCTACACCCCCTTCGGACCCCACGCCCCATTCGTCGAGGTGGACGGTTCCACCCTCCGGTGGGATCACCGGGAGGTTACCAATCCTCTTTTGGGCTCCGTGCATGACCCCATCTACCAGGGCTCCCGCCGGGACTTCGCGGAGGGCGGGATTCCAGAGCCAAAGCTGGGGCTCGTGACCAAGGCCCACGGTGGGGTGCTGTTCATCGACGAGATCGGGGAGATGGACCCTGTGCTGCAGACGAAGCTGTTGAAGGTTCTGGAGAACAAGCGGGTGTATTTCGAGTCCTCTTACTACGACCCCGACGACCCCGCGGTCCCCGCCTACATTAAGTACCTGTTCGAAAAAGGAGCTCCCGCGGACTTCGTGCTCATCGGTGCCACCACCCGGGAGCCGGAGGACATCAGTCCCACCCTGCGCAGTCGGTGCGCGGAGGTGTTCTTCGATCCCCTCACCCAGCACGACATCGAGCACATCGTGCGGCAGGCAGCCCGCCGGCTGGGGGTGGGCCTGGATCCCAAGGTCCCCTCCCTCATCGCCAGCTACACGGTGGAAGGGCGCAAGGCAGTACAGCTCCTCGCGGACGCCTACGGCATCGCCCTGTACCGGCGGCGCCGCGGCGGTCGGATCCGCATCACGCAGGCGGACGTGCTCGAGGTGATCCGCGCGGCCCGCCTGAGCCCCTATACCCCCACCCGGGCCTCGGAGACCCCGGAGGTGGGCAAGGCCTTCGGGCTCGGCGTCTACCACTACCTCGGCTCCATCATCGAGGTGGAGGCCGCGGTCTTCCCCACCGGCCGCAGGGGCGGAGGCGTTGTGCGGTTCAACGAGACCGCGGGCTCCATGGCGAAGGACTCCGTGTTCAACGCCCTCTCCGTCCTCCGGAAGCTGCTGGGGGTGGATCTCAGCCAGTATGACGTGCACGTGAACGTGGTGGGCGGAGGGCTCATCGACGGCCCCAGCCTGGGGCTCGCCATCACCGTGGCCCTGGCGAGCGCGGTGCAGAACCGGCCCGCGCTCCAGAACGTGGCCCTTACGGGCGAGGTGAGCATCCAGGGCCGGGTCAAGGGCGTGGGGGGGATTCCGGAGAAACTCTACGGAGCCCGCCAGGCGGGGATGCGCAAGGTGGTCCTTCCCCAGGAGAACCGTCACGACGTGCCCGCGGACCTCCAGGGGATTCAGGTGGTGTTCGTGCAGACCGTGGAGGAGGCCCTGCCCCAGGTCCTGGCGTCAACCAAGCGGAAGGCTCCCTAGCGGTTCTCCCCAGGACGTCCACCAAAAAAGCCACACAATTCACACCTTTCCCCAACTTTTCCACAAGGGAATCCGCAGACCCGTCGCTCAAAACTCCCTTGGGAATCCGTTGAAATTGCGAACACAGGTTCGCCATAATACAGGAGAGGACGGAGGCCGCCATGGGTGTCGTCTCGGTCGAGCGGGTCCCCCCCCAAAACCTGGAGGCGGAGATGGGGGTCCTAGGCTCCATGTTGTTGGATCGGGACGCCATCGCGCAGGTGGTGGAGATCCTCCGGCCCGAGGATTTCTACCGGGAAGCCCACCGGCTCATCTACAGCACCATCCTCGAGCTGTTCGACCGGGGAGAGCCGGTAGACCTCATCACCGTCACGGACCGGCTGCGGGATCAGGGCAAACTGGAGGAAGTAGGGGGCGCGGCGTACATCGCGGCTCTCCTGAACAGCGTTCCCACCGCGGCCAACGCGGAGTACTACGCCCGCATCGTGCTCCAGAAATCCATCCTGCGCTCCCTCATCCGGGTGGGCACGCAGATCGCGCATCTGGGCTTCGAGGGGGAGGAGGATGTGGAAGTGCTGGTGGACCGGGCCGAGCGGCTCGTGTTCGAGCTCAGCCGCCGGCGGCTCGTGCGGGACTTCGCGCCTATCCGGGATGTCCTCAAGGAGACCATGGAGCGCCTGGATGCAGGCTACGACCGGGGCATGATCACGGGGGTCCCCACGGGCTTCGTGGACCTGGACGAGCTCACAGGTGGGCTGCAGCCCGGAGACCTTATCATCGTGGCCGCGCGTCCCTCCATGGGCAAGTGCCTCAAATACGACGCGCGGATCGTGGACGCGCAGACGGGAGAGGTCCGCACCATCGAGGAGATCGTGCACAGGCAGGACGTGGTGCTGCTCACCCTGGATGGAGGGCGGCTGGTGGAGGCCCGGCCCAGCGCCTTCGTGGACGACGGCCGCAGGCCCGTCTACCGGGTGCGCACGAGCCTCGGCCGGGTGGTGGAGGTCACCGCCACGCATCCCTTCCTCACACCCCAGGGCTGGAAGCCCCTGGCAGCCCTGCGGGCTGGCGACTACGTGGCCGTGCCTGCCCGTATCCCCGTCTTCGGCACCCTGGATCTCCCCAGCTGCGAAGTGAAGCTCATCGCCTACCTCGCCGCGGGACGGCTGCCCACGGACCCGCGGCTGAGCCAGGACTTCCTGGACGCGGTGCGGGCTGCCGCAGCGGTCCGCGCTTCCACCCGGGCCCCCACCCTGGCCGGAGTTCGGGCGTGGTCAGATCCGGATCCCGAGGTTCCCCTGGAGATCCCCGGAGAACTCACCGGGTATGCGGAGCTCTGTGGTCCTCCCCCGGAGCTCCGGCGGCTCCCTTCCGTGGTCTACCGCTTGAACCGCGCGAAGCTGTGCCTGCTGCTCTCGCGCCTGCTGGCGTGCACGGCCACCTGGGAGGAGGAGACCCATACCATCCGCGTCGAGCTGCCCAGCTCCTTTATGGCGGAGCAGGTCCAGCACCTCCTCCTGCGCCTGGGCGTGGTGGCGGCCCGGGAGGGGGATCGAACCCTGGAGGTACGCCAGAACGCGGCGGTGCACCTGCTGCGGAGCTGCGGAGTGTTCGGGTGGGAGAAGCTGCGGGAATGGGCCCGCTACGAACCCCGCCCCTTGCTCGAGGAGCCGGACATCCTGTGGGATGCCATCGAGCGCATCGAGTACGTGGGGGAACACCAGGTCTATGATCTCACGGTACCTGGAACCCACAACTTCGTGGCCAACGACATCTGCGTGCACAACACCACCTTCTGTCTCAACATCGCCCAACACGCCGCGGTCCGCCACCGCGTCCCTGTGGCCATTTTCTCCCTGGAGACAAGTGCGGAGCAGCTGGTGCAGCGGATGCTGTGCGCGGAGGCGGGGGTGGACAGCCAGAGGCTGCGGCGGGGCTACCTCTCGGAGGCGGACTGGCGGAAGCTCACCCGGGCCATGGGCGGGCTCGTGGAAGCCCCCATCTTCATCGACGACTCAAGCAACCTCTCCGTGATCGAGATGCGGGCCAAGGCCCGCAAGCTCAAGGCAGAGCACGGCCTGGGCCTCATCATCGTGGATTACATCCAGCTCATCCAGTCCTACAAACGCAGCGAGAACCGTACCCAGGAGCTCAGCGAGATCGCCCGCGCCATCAAGTCCCTGGCCAAGGAGCTGCACCTACCTGTCCTCGCCATCTCCCAGCTCTCGCGGGCCGCGGAGCTCACGGGCTCCAAGATCCCCATGCTGTCCCACCTCCGGGAGAGCGGGGAGCTGGAGCAGGTGGCGGACCTCGTGATCTTCCTCTACCGGGAGGATTACTACGATCCGGAGAAGGCACGTCGGGAGGGGAAGGAGAACATCGCGCTCGTGCGGGTAGCCAAACACCGCAATGGACCCACGGACGACATCGAGCTCTTCTTCCACAGGGAGTACGGCCGGTTCGCGAACCTGGAAAAGCACAGTCCGGGGCCCTAGGCGCCGCGCGCCCTCTTTGCGAAGATGGAGCTGCGGTGGGTCTCGGGGTCCTGGTGGTAGACCTGTTCCTGAACCTCCTCCGCGTCCTGCGGAATCTGGTCCTGGAGCGTCTTCCGGTCCCCCCGTACGTGGTGGTGGAGATCGGCGGCCCCCTCCCGGAGCGTCGTCCCCTCCTGCCGCCCTTCGTGCGATGGCTCCGCCGTCCCCCGATCAGCCTGGAGGAGCTCCGGGAGCAGCTGGACCGGATCGCGTCACACCCCCGCGTCCGAGGGATCGTGCTGACCTTCCGGGACCTGAACGCGGGCTGGGCCTCCCTGGAAGGTCTACGCCGGGCGCTCGTGCGGTTCCGCGAGCGTGGGAAGCGCGTCTGTGCGTACCTTCCCACCGCCACCCTCGCGGAGTACTACGTGGCCA
Protein-coding regions in this window:
- the rplI gene encoding 50S ribosomal protein L9 — protein: MKVILARDVPSLGKAGTVVEVKEGYARNYLIPRGLAVEATEGALRSFQEQQEAARRRAEREQMRARELARVLSETSVVIRARAGEGGRLFGSVTAEIIREALRERGVEVSRKQIELPEPIKAVGTHEVTVHLGHGLHARVRVQVEGA
- the lonC gene encoding Lon family ATP-dependent protease, whose translation is MALRRVSTRPSRQDLRRQVGALLNVLSEVYGPDRLVVKAGKLEALSLLRSPRLEDRVLALQRLVYEDPTIRETPQPAEIPRILSEIEEEIADLIAQRRVEDELERRVQERMNQRQDEYLQEIRLQVLRERTGPETAATRKKLEELEALDRIRLSQSALEVLRPRRLREVVGQDRAIRALLAKLATPYPQHVILYGPPGVGKTTVARLVLEEARKLPYTPFGPHAPFVEVDGSTLRWDHREVTNPLLGSVHDPIYQGSRRDFAEGGIPEPKLGLVTKAHGGVLFIDEIGEMDPVLQTKLLKVLENKRVYFESSYYDPDDPAVPAYIKYLFEKGAPADFVLIGATTREPEDISPTLRSRCAEVFFDPLTQHDIEHIVRQAARRLGVGLDPKVPSLIASYTVEGRKAVQLLADAYGIALYRRRRGGRIRITQADVLEVIRAARLSPYTPTRASETPEVGKAFGLGVYHYLGSIIEVEAAVFPTGRRGGGVVRFNETAGSMAKDSVFNALSVLRKLLGVDLSQYDVHVNVVGGGLIDGPSLGLAITVALASAVQNRPALQNVALTGEVSIQGRVKGVGGIPEKLYGARQAGMRKVVLPQENRHDVPADLQGIQVVFVQTVEEALPQVLASTKRKAP
- the dnaB gene encoding replicative DNA helicase, with the protein product MGVVSVERVPPQNLEAEMGVLGSMLLDRDAIAQVVEILRPEDFYREAHRLIYSTILELFDRGEPVDLITVTDRLRDQGKLEEVGGAAYIAALLNSVPTAANAEYYARIVLQKSILRSLIRVGTQIAHLGFEGEEDVEVLVDRAERLVFELSRRRLVRDFAPIRDVLKETMERLDAGYDRGMITGVPTGFVDLDELTGGLQPGDLIIVAARPSMGKCLKYDARIVDAQTGEVRTIEEIVHRQDVVLLTLDGGRLVEARPSAFVDDGRRPVYRVRTSLGRVVEVTATHPFLTPQGWKPLAALRAGDYVAVPARIPVFGTLDLPSCEVKLIAYLAAGRLPTDPRLSQDFLDAVRAAAAVRASTRAPTLAGVRAWSDPDPEVPLEIPGELTGYAELCGPPPELRRLPSVVYRLNRAKLCLLLSRLLACTATWEEETHTIRVELPSSFMAEQVQHLLLRLGVVAAREGDRTLEVRQNAAVHLLRSCGVFGWEKLREWARYEPRPLLEEPDILWDAIERIEYVGEHQVYDLTVPGTHNFVANDICVHNTTFCLNIAQHAAVRHRVPVAIFSLETSAEQLVQRMLCAEAGVDSQRLRRGYLSEADWRKLTRAMGGLVEAPIFIDDSSNLSVIEMRAKARKLKAEHGLGLIIVDYIQLIQSYKRSENRTQELSEIARAIKSLAKELHLPVLAISQLSRAAELTGSKIPMLSHLRESGELEQVADLVIFLYREDYYDPEKARREGKENIALVRVAKHRNGPTDDIELFFHREYGRFANLEKHSPGP